The Pogona vitticeps strain Pit_001003342236 chromosome 3, PviZW2.1, whole genome shotgun sequence genome includes a window with the following:
- the LOC110080392 gene encoding interferon gamma receptor 2 isoform X1, translated as MRRLRMPLLWLWLWLCDLMLLLSAPAPESSVLPAPQNVRIESYNFKHVLRWSPVQNINGTVLYSIQRRVQSVEHWEDMNCTNIMKHECVFDTKPFCRIILRIRAEQGELRSAWSEAGPFQAAKDAILGPPRAINVTSEGNSILLRFLPPTEHSMNFDYVIYYGEKSSSINQKIHRQDTEIKFKNLKEMTEYCFQVQATLENKEGEISDLYCKETQTTETSRIISIVGVFGSLVTLTVAIFLCLLAIRKYKSVIKSLWQPPLRIPSHYEEDLLNAGMVMEDQFRNCTENDHSDTVSVTSNASLSQMQTNSSTNENQVHISEVEEHG; from the exons AATCTTCTGTCTTACCAGCACCACAGAATGTGAGGATTGAGTCCTACAATTTTAAGCACGTATTAAGATGGTCTCCAGTTCAGAATATCAATGGTACAGTGTTATATAGTATTCAACGTCGTGT TCAGTCAGTGGAACATTGGGAAGACATGAACTGTACAAATATTATGAAGCATGAATGTGTTTTTGATACCAAGCCTTTTTGTAGAATCATTTTACGTATTAGAGCTGAACAGGGGGAATTAAGATCTGCTTGGAGTGAAGCTGGTCCCTTTCAAGCAGCAAAAGATG CTATCTTGGGACCTCCACGAGCAATAAATGTAACCTCAGAAGGAAACTCAATACTTCTAAGGTTTTTGCCTCCCACAGAGCATTCAATGAATTTTGATTACGTAATATACTACGGGGAGAAGTCATCAAGTATAAAT CAGAAAATTCACAGACAGGATACAGAAATCAAATTCAAGAATCTAAAGGAAATGACAGAGTACTGCTTTCAAGTACAAGCAACACTCGAAAACAAGGAAGGAGAAATCAGTGACCTTTACTGCAAAGAAACTCAAACCACtg AGACAAGTCGAATTATTTCCATCGTAGGTGTATTTGGATCATTAGTTACCCTAACAGTTGCAATATTTTTATGTTTGCTGGCTATTCGGAAGTATAAAAGTGTGATTAAATCTCTCTGGCAACCACCTCTAAGAATACCATCCCATTATGAAGAG gaCCTACTAAATGCTGGAATGGTGATGGAAGATCAATTCCGAAATTGTACAGAAAACGACCATTCAGATACTGTGTCAGTAACCTCTAATGCAAGTCTAAGCCAAATGCAGACAAACAGCTCTACAAATGAAAATCAAGTACATATATCAGAGGTAGAAGAACATGGATGA
- the LOC110080392 gene encoding interferon gamma receptor 2 isoform X2 — protein sequence MRRLRMPLLWLWLWLCDLMLLLSAPAPESSVLPAPQNVRIESYNFKHVLRWSPVQNINGTVLYSIQRRVQSVEHWEDMNCTNIMKHECVFDTKPFCRIILRIRAEQGELRSAWSEAGPFQAAKDAILGPPRAINVTSEGNSILLRFLPPTEHSMNFDYVIYYGEKSSSINKIHRQDTEIKFKNLKEMTEYCFQVQATLENKEGEISDLYCKETQTTETSRIISIVGVFGSLVTLTVAIFLCLLAIRKYKSVIKSLWQPPLRIPSHYEEDLLNAGMVMEDQFRNCTENDHSDTVSVTSNASLSQMQTNSSTNENQVHISEVEEHG from the exons AATCTTCTGTCTTACCAGCACCACAGAATGTGAGGATTGAGTCCTACAATTTTAAGCACGTATTAAGATGGTCTCCAGTTCAGAATATCAATGGTACAGTGTTATATAGTATTCAACGTCGTGT TCAGTCAGTGGAACATTGGGAAGACATGAACTGTACAAATATTATGAAGCATGAATGTGTTTTTGATACCAAGCCTTTTTGTAGAATCATTTTACGTATTAGAGCTGAACAGGGGGAATTAAGATCTGCTTGGAGTGAAGCTGGTCCCTTTCAAGCAGCAAAAGATG CTATCTTGGGACCTCCACGAGCAATAAATGTAACCTCAGAAGGAAACTCAATACTTCTAAGGTTTTTGCCTCCCACAGAGCATTCAATGAATTTTGATTACGTAATATACTACGGGGAGAAGTCATCAAGTATAAAT AAAATTCACAGACAGGATACAGAAATCAAATTCAAGAATCTAAAGGAAATGACAGAGTACTGCTTTCAAGTACAAGCAACACTCGAAAACAAGGAAGGAGAAATCAGTGACCTTTACTGCAAAGAAACTCAAACCACtg AGACAAGTCGAATTATTTCCATCGTAGGTGTATTTGGATCATTAGTTACCCTAACAGTTGCAATATTTTTATGTTTGCTGGCTATTCGGAAGTATAAAAGTGTGATTAAATCTCTCTGGCAACCACCTCTAAGAATACCATCCCATTATGAAGAG gaCCTACTAAATGCTGGAATGGTGATGGAAGATCAATTCCGAAATTGTACAGAAAACGACCATTCAGATACTGTGTCAGTAACCTCTAATGCAAGTCTAAGCCAAATGCAGACAAACAGCTCTACAAATGAAAATCAAGTACATATATCAGAGGTAGAAGAACATGGATGA